The following proteins come from a genomic window of Gottfriedia acidiceleris:
- a CDS encoding B12-binding domain-containing radical SAM protein — MNIVLATLNAKYIHTNLGIRYIKAYAQPEYDIELAEYTIKDPSLNIITDLYKRKPKILGFSCYIWNIEQTIEVIRMYKKIDPSVIIFVGGPEVSYDVNYWLDRVKEIDIITIGEGEITVKKLIKAIENGNDFTSIYGIGYRDEGKNIIKPQTEKLDLTTIPSPYRFKEDLPFLSKRIQYIETSRGCPFNCQFCLSSIEVGVRYFNREVIKDDIRYLMANGAKVFKFVDRTFNISRSYAMDMFQFLIDEHVEGTVFQFEITGDIMRPEVIEFLNQNAPKGLFRFEIGVQSTNDATNELVMRRQNFEKLCRTVTLVRDGEKIDQHLDLIAGLPEEDYNSFRQTFNDVFALRPEELQLGFLKMLRGTGVRLRAHEHDYVYMDYAPYEVLGNNVLSFDDIVKIKQVEDVLEKYWNDHRTNSTIEYLIKNEFESPFDFFQLFGSYWEERGWSRIGHQLEDLFKRLNEFLTHYQIKNDTIVKDIMKIDYYLNHKYKPRKPWWDEVTNHDFAKDIYKRIIDNPEYLGSDFISLNLNEKEIYKHTMIESLSFDIEHFLLTGEYRTGNYAMLVYFSPKTLSPSFFTIEA, encoded by the coding sequence ATGAACATTGTTTTAGCAACATTAAATGCAAAATATATCCATACTAATTTGGGTATTCGATACATTAAAGCTTATGCTCAGCCTGAATATGATATAGAGCTTGCAGAATATACAATAAAAGACCCAAGTCTTAACATCATCACAGACTTATATAAACGCAAGCCAAAAATACTTGGCTTTAGCTGTTATATTTGGAATATCGAACAAACAATTGAAGTGATCCGTATGTATAAAAAAATTGATCCTTCCGTTATTATTTTTGTTGGCGGTCCAGAAGTAAGCTATGATGTGAATTATTGGTTAGATCGCGTAAAGGAAATTGACATCATTACGATTGGTGAAGGAGAAATTACTGTTAAGAAATTAATAAAAGCTATTGAAAATGGGAATGATTTCACTTCCATATATGGCATTGGTTATCGAGATGAAGGAAAAAATATCATTAAACCACAAACCGAAAAATTAGATTTAACAACTATTCCTTCCCCATATCGCTTTAAAGAAGATTTACCATTTCTAAGTAAAAGAATTCAATATATCGAAACAAGCCGAGGTTGTCCATTTAATTGCCAATTTTGTTTATCTTCTATTGAAGTTGGGGTTCGATATTTTAATCGAGAGGTTATCAAAGATGATATTCGTTACCTTATGGCAAATGGAGCGAAGGTTTTTAAATTCGTAGACAGAACTTTTAATATAAGTCGTAGTTATGCAATGGATATGTTCCAATTTTTAATTGACGAACATGTGGAGGGAACAGTATTCCAATTTGAAATTACTGGTGATATAATGCGACCAGAAGTCATCGAATTTTTAAATCAAAATGCTCCTAAAGGCTTATTCCGTTTTGAAATAGGTGTACAATCTACAAATGATGCTACAAACGAACTAGTTATGAGAAGACAAAACTTTGAAAAGCTTTGCAGAACTGTCACACTTGTACGAGATGGCGAAAAAATAGATCAACATTTAGATTTAATTGCTGGTCTACCTGAAGAGGATTACAATTCATTCCGTCAAACATTCAATGATGTTTTTGCTTTAAGGCCAGAAGAGCTGCAACTAGGGTTTTTAAAAATGCTAAGAGGTACTGGAGTACGATTAAGAGCGCATGAACATGATTATGTTTATATGGATTATGCTCCGTACGAAGTATTAGGTAATAATGTACTTTCATTCGATGATATTGTAAAAATTAAGCAAGTTGAAGACGTACTTGAGAAATATTGGAATGACCATCGAACAAATAGTACGATTGAATATTTAATTAAAAATGAGTTTGAAAGTCCATTTGATTTCTTCCAATTATTTGGTTCATATTGGGAAGAAAGAGGTTGGTCAAGAATCGGCCACCAGCTTGAAGATTTATTTAAGCGTCTAAATGAGTTTTTAACTCATTATCAAATCAAAAACGATACAATCGTTAAAGATATTATGAAAATTGATTATTATTTAAATCATAAATATAAACCGCGTAAACCTTGGTGGGACGAAGTAACAAACCATGATTTTGCAAAGGATATTTATAAACGAATTATCGATAATCCTGAATATTTAGGTTCGGATTTTATTTCACTTAATTTAAATGAAAAAGAAATTTATAAGCATACAATGATTGAATCACTTTCATTTGATATCGAGCACTTTTTACTAACTGGAGAATATAGAACTGGTAACTATGCGATGCTAGTTTATTTCTCACCTAAAACATTATCGCCGTCATTTTTTACAATAGAAGCTTAA
- a CDS encoding DUF3905 domain-containing protein produces the protein MKRKNEKTEIDSPVMNDTLPHISSFPSFKGTEIKMEEPFVNSKGVVIGDSKYSSPNSPLNNWSDDVDPSVMAGDEWVHPTNDIGWASAENTDLLESKKREQPAKQFMHPQHETTD, from the coding sequence ATGAAGAGAAAAAATGAGAAAACTGAAATCGATTCACCGGTAATGAATGATACTTTGCCCCATATTTCAAGTTTTCCTTCTTTTAAAGGGACAGAGATTAAAATGGAAGAACCTTTTGTAAATTCAAAGGGTGTAGTAATTGGAGACAGTAAGTATAGCTCTCCTAATTCTCCATTAAATAATTGGTCTGACGATGTTGATCCATCAGTTATGGCAGGCGACGAATGGGTTCATCCGACAAATGATATTGGTTGGGCAAGTGCAGAAAACACTGACCTATTAGAATCAAAAAAGAGAGAACAACCTGCAAAACAATTTATGCATCCACAGCATGAAACGACGGACTGA